ACAATTAAAGCTTTTGCCGCAAACATCACAAATGAACGGTTTTTCTCCTGTGTGAACTCTCATGTGTCTCTTAAAATGGTTCCTTTGCCTAAATTTTTTACCACAGACATTACAGCTGAATGGTTTCAAACCAGTGTGGACGGCCTTGTGCCGGTTAAGATCACCGAGCTGTGCAAAACGTTTACTACAATCACTGCAACCAAAGGGTTTCTCTCCTGTATGGATTCGCATGTGTCTATCGATGGTATACTGATGTCGAAAGCTTTTTCCGCAAACATTACAACTAAATGGTTTTTCTCCGGTGTGGATTCTCATGTGTGCCTTCAGATTTCTTTTACTGGTACATTTTTGTCCACAGAGATCACAGTTCGGTGGGTTCGCTTCTCTTTGATCTCTGGCCTGTGATGCAGCTTTTTGCTTTCCTCTAAAACACGCACTATTAACCAAACAGTTCGAAGCCTTTTTTGCTGAACGGCGTGCCACATGCCTCTGAAGAGACTGCTTGTAAACAAACTGTTTATCACACTCAGAGCAGGTAAATTTCTTTTTGGCGGTTTTACGGTCCACATTGCCTTTTACTACTGACTCAagtgatttcttcttctttaaaccCTTCTCATTGTTTTCAGTCCCACATCCACAATCTGACAAAGGCACCTGCCATTCGTCACCATCAATACTGACATCGGTCTCATAGGACTCTAAAACTATTCCATCAGTTTTTGGTtgtaaattaatatttaaatccaggttctTAGCTGCTTCTGGTAATCCACAGTtatcagtttctgtttttatctgttttgcTGAGCTACTGGTTGGAGGCTCTCCCTCTGTGTTGTTTTCAGATAATCTCTGATGAAGTTCTGAGGACTGTGACTTCTCTTCATCGCCTTCAGTTTTCACAGGAACAGCTGTGATTAGGACCTTGGTGATGTCAGCCTCTTCCTGCCTATTCAGcagttcctcctgttcctctttaataCAGAGGATGTCTGGATCCTGTTGGTCATGACTAGGGCTGCAGGAAACCTCTCCTTCAATCTGCAACACCTGGACATCTGCAAGATGTCCAGGTGTTGCCGCTGtagctgaaacacacacacgattATGGAAACATATGACACAAATCctattaaagtttttaaaattacacaaatGATTTTGGAATCTaatacaaattttaaaatgaaaaaaaaaccacacagaaAACCAAGTGttttccactgaaaacagtGGTCATAGATATTTGTCATATTAGATATTTGTTGTATATTATAGACAGACTGATGTATGTCACTTACCTAGATCTCTTGTGTCTTGTGTCTGAACCAGCTGTGATGTGGGCCATGCAGTTATGGCACCAGCCAATCGGAGATCTCTGGTTTGATCTGGCTGAAGACTCTTATTTCCTGTGTGAACGCTCATGTGTCTCTTTAAAATTCCTGGCTGTGAAAAGCTTTTTTTACAAACATCACAGCCGAACGgtctctctcctgtgtggactctcATGTGTGTCTTCAGATTTCTCTTACAGTTAAATCTCTTACAACAAACATCACAACcaaatggtttctctcctgtatGGACTCTCATATGTCTCTTGAAATGAATCCTCTGTCTAAATTTCTTATTGCAAATGCTACAGCTGAACGGTTTCTCTCCCGTGTGCACATTCTGGTGTCTCTTCAGAGACCCTGGATGGGAAAATCTTTTATTACAAACATCACAGCCAAACGGTtgctctcctgtgtggactctcATGTGTCTGTTTAGATTATACTGATTTCTAAAACTTTGTTCACAAATCTTACAACtaaatggtttctctcctgtgtgaacTCTAATGTGCGTCTTAAGATTTGAGTCTCTCTTAAATTTCTGTCCACAGaaatcacagctgaatggtttctcttctgtgttttctgtcatcTGTGAATCTACAGTGTCACTGTCTTCAGGTCCAGAATTGGATAAATCCTCCTGCCAACCATCATCAATGCAAACTTCAGTCTCATAAGAGTCTAAAGGCTTTCCATCAGTACTTGGATGTAGATGACTGTAAACATCTGGGTACCTGGTTGATTCTGGTCCTccaacagtttctgtttttatctgtttGGCTGAGCTGCTGTTTCGAGGCTCTGCCTCTTTGCTGGCTTCAGCTGGTCCCTGATGAAGTTGTGAGAACagaggtttctcttcagcacccTCACTCTTCACAGCAGTGATTGGGACCTTGGTAATTTCAGTGTCCCCTAACCCATTTAgctgctctgcctcctgagtCATCAAGAGCTCCTCCTGTTCCTTCTTTATGTGAAGGAGGTCTGAGTCCTGCTGGTCCAGATTAGGGATGCTGGGAACTTCATTTTCAATCTGCAACATCTGCTGAACATCTGCAGGAGCATTAAAACACATCTGTACATTATGCTCAACTGTCACTTTGCGTAGTCGCAAAGAGCCATACCAAATTTGTAATTTCtttagtgtttatttttttttaaatgtaatttgaaATTGATTTGTGATTTTGAACATTTGTGCAACATTCTGATATTGGGGAATGACTTTGATATCCATAAAGTAGACACAGACACTGTGCTGGTTAGAGCTCGGCCGATGGAGTATTTATAACACCAATAAAAATATCtggcaacttaaaaaaaatcagatgttttattttcttcagaCACATGATATCAAAACAGCTTTTCCTAACACTTTTTATGCGTAGTTATTCATTTACTCTGTTCAGATCAGCTGGTTGCTGTGTTTTTGGTGTTCCAAACATGTGCATTGCAAACAGGGAAGAtgcttttactttactttatttatatagcacatttaataacaataaaatgttggccaaagtgctgtacaaagatttaaaaaattaattaattaatttaaaaaaaatgcagactgccctctggtggactgTCTATGCAACAGCAACACTTATAAAGTGTTTGAACTGTGTTCCTCCTGTCTCTTCTTTACTTGTTCAACTTTCAAATATCATTTGATTTATCAGCCATTGTCAGTCTGATTGGCTGGCAAATAGCTAATATCAGCTAATAATATCAGGCCATTGATAAGTTTTAGTAGTAATCAGGCAGTCTCACTTTgtgatttacatttaaaatgagttTTAACAACTGAAAAAAATTCTGATGAATAATGAAAAGCTTTTCaaaaaaagactaaacaaaTCTACTGTATAAAATGATTAGTGACaagtatacattattaattATCACTTCACTCTTTAATAATGCTTACCGTAATTTACACTTATAGCTAAGTGTTATTCAATCATGTTATTATGGTGTCACTCACCAAGATCTCTCCTGACTTTTGCCGACTCAGACCTGAACCGTGTGTGGTCATCAGGATGAAGGCTCTTTATTCGAGGCATCTCCACTGCAGAGCCCCTCACAGCTGGCTGAAATTATGATTGCACAAATGTCAATAATAAGTCGGTTCCTCAATATAACCACTAAGAAACCTATGTATACATGTAGATAAATTGTCACTTGGACAAGAAACAGTGatagtaaaaaaaattacaagatttttttttaagtgccaaTCCTGTATATGGGAATAGtttatgtgcaaaaacaaacagctgtttgCTTTTAAGTGTTAAAAGTGTCAAGTAagatttattaaataaatgcaataaaacacagacaagctcattcatttttatttttctgtgaaaCCTCAAAAGAAATAGTTTCACTTTAAAGTTGCCTACAATGTGTTTACGTTCCCTCTCTGAATCTACAGTTGCCTATtgcctttattcatcttcaaaaaccagacacacacaaaccaggGCCTGTATTCACAAAGCTTCCTACACAAAGAATTATTCCCGATGACGTAATTCTAATAAAGTTATGACATTTTCTAAAGATGTTTCTGTAGAGTTTAGACTAAACCctaaatctcttttttaaattttttaaaaagaacccaatgtgaaaaatgttttgaaatagGATAGTTCACAAGTTTCTTAAGTTGATTGGCAAATGGTAGAAACAGAAGCATTCTCTAGATGCTGAATGgcatgaagttaatgaaacggaATAATTCGTGCAGAGATGTTTGTCACTAGTCTAATAATGGATACCTTTACAAGTCTTAAACATCATAAATCAGGTACTTTTTACACGTGAGATCAAATCTGTCTGTGTGCAGCTCATGAACTAAAATCAGTTCCCCACCCCCTCAACTGCTCTCTGCAGAGTTTTCAAATACTAATGAGCAATAAGAATAAATAGAAAGATTTTCAGCAGGACTTTTGTGTAACTTGCTtatcattttcacatttagcaCAAAACATTGATGCCAGATGACCCAGTGCGCAGCCTCAGCTCCTCAGGAGCCAGCCCTCCTATCGGGTCCAAAATCTAAAGGTGACCTCGACTTTGAAAGAACCTGCTGAGCAGATAAGGCTCACAGAATCAGTAATCTCCTTTAAATTACTTCTGTAATTCTCATTCTCACCCAAAGCACTTTGTAAAGTTAATTTCTAGTGTTTCTGCATATATAAAGTGCGAGGTTACTGGCTTGTGATTTGCATTCATATGGTGCATATGAATGCAATGGCAGCATTTCTGTAATTAAACCTTTAATTTTCACTCTTCAATAAACAGCCGGTTATCTGTGCAAAAGGACAGAGTGAAATAAAACGCTCTGAACTGCTCTGATATCCTCTAAGACTTTGTTTCGGCTCAAACACAGGACCGAGTTTAAGCCTGGGTCCAGATCACGTGTTAGTCATAAAACACACCAACTGTGTTTGGGGTCCCTTGAGAACAAATAACGAGGATAaattccaaaaaaacaaaacaaaaaaactttttgttgtgccaaaaagtgatcgaatggcaaaaactgatttccaaagTTTCTGTATGCTTTCTTTAAGTGTAACATCTTTACGTatattggtaaatagacttcggtgaatATGGGTTACAAAGCGGttatatgtaaaataaaataataataaaaaaggaccTGATTTTCAAATATCTTTATAACTCGGGGTTATTGTACTTACAGTATAACCAATCCTGTACTTTTTTGTcaacttaaaatatgtttacagaaatattgttatatttgttgTCATTTCTGCTGTCATCTTGGtcagattactcttaaaaaagacattttaatgtcaacgagactttttttttatctggataaataaaggatatatcaGAAATCATCTTTTTATAGACGATCATTTTTAGGCACAACACCGGTCCATACAGGTAAAATCGGGACACCTGTTTGCTGTCAGATATTCGCAGGAAGGGTAATTTACCTGTACAGGAGGAGGAAACAGGCAGCATCAACCTGCCCGTCTTCCGCGGGCTCCTCCCGGGCGAGTTTCATTTCTGATCTCCGTGTTTTCGCTCCTTTAGTTTACGATCCTCCTTTCCTCTGAATGTAACTTCTCAAACCTCTAAAACACAAGATGCGTGACACAGAAATGAGGAGAAATCCCTCTACAAGCGAAACACAACACACGGCTAGTCAGTCCGACCTTTGTTTTGTTCCCCTCCGAAACACAGTGCACCCAGTAGACGGTTCCTACCCCCGTCATCACCCGCAGTAATTTACTGAACAGTAGTGCATTCAGCTGACAAAAATATTCCTGTTGTTATTAGTCAATCAGATATGTTTCCCAGAAATCCTAAAATGTCTTTTAATAtagtaaatagaaaaaaaaatcaatacctgctctttttttcttcgaCTTTCTTTGATAATTTTCTTATAATTTTGAACAGTTTTTATGCATTATGCTTCAATGTGGtacaaatactgaaaataatattcatattttttaagaaagaaaagaaaagaaaagaaaagaagagaacaAAACGTATGTCTCCCTATAtaggccacttcattaggtacaccttatTAGTACTGGGTTGGAAAAACttgctggaaacatttttatcattttgagTGCAGTGCTCATTATCATGTTCACCAGTCAGAGTTTTTCAAGCCTTGTGACATGGTGTATGTCATGTCGggagcagccatcagaagatagGAACCCTGTGGTCATGAGgtgatggacatggtcagcaacaacactcagg
This sequence is a window from Pelmatolapia mariae isolate MD_Pm_ZW linkage group LG8, Pm_UMD_F_2, whole genome shotgun sequence. Protein-coding genes within it:
- the LOC134633583 gene encoding zinc finger protein 880-like gives rise to the protein MPRIKSLHPDDHTRFRSESAKVRRDLDVQQMLQIENEVPSIPNLDQQDSDLLHIKKEQEELLMTQEAEQLNGLGDTEITKVPITAVKSEGAEEKPLFSQLHQGPAEASKEAEPRNSSSAKQIKTETVGGPESTRYPDVYSHLHPSTDGKPLDSYETEVCIDDGWQEDLSNSGPEDSDTVDSQMTENTEEKPFSCDFCGQKFKRDSNLKTHIRVHTGEKPFSCKICEQSFRNQYNLNRHMRVHTGEQPFGCDVCNKRFSHPGSLKRHQNVHTGEKPFSCSICNKKFRQRIHFKRHMRVHTGEKPFGCDVCCKRFNCKRNLKTHMRVHTGERPFGCDVCKKSFSQPGILKRHMSVHTGNKSLQPDQTRDLRLAGAITAWPTSQLVQTQDTRDLATAATPGHLADVQVLQIEGEVSCSPSHDQQDPDILCIKEEQEELLNRQEEADITKVLITAVPVKTEGDEEKSQSSELHQRLSENNTEGEPPTSSSAKQIKTETDNCGLPEAAKNLDLNINLQPKTDGIVLESYETDVSIDGDEWQVPLSDCGCGTENNEKGLKKKKSLESVVKGNVDRKTAKKKFTCSECDKQFVYKQSLQRHVARRSAKKASNCLVNSACFRGKQKAASQARDQREANPPNCDLCGQKCTSKRNLKAHMRIHTGEKPFSCNVCGKSFRHQYTIDRHMRIHTGEKPFGCSDCSKRFAQLGDLNRHKAVHTGLKPFSCNVCGKKFRQRNHFKRHMRVHTGEKPFICDVCGKSFNCNRNLRTHIRIHTGEKPYSCDVCGKRFSEQAILKRHASIHTGERPFVCDKCNKTFKCKRNLTAHMRVHTGEKPFGCNVCSKRFTQSGILKRHMSIHTGEKSVRPVEATAVGSKSPKLVPATSEMVQMKRSVDVEHTEADQDPEPLRVKEKHKELLAGCKDKKLYLMEEVKITMSPITAVPVKSEDEEEEKPKFSHLHQDNVDTKPPPSVPAEQKTDGEDCGGPEPGKNTDLNSHLQPHNAGTVSIDDKYEDDDDVGDWQEPVSDSEPETKGNG